A single region of the Leptolyngbyaceae cyanobacterium genome encodes:
- a CDS encoding dihydrolipoamide acetyltransferase family protein, translated as MIHEVFMPALSSTMTEGKIVSWAKSPGDKVEKGETVVVVESDKADMDVESFYEGYLATIIVEAGDVAPVGAAIALLAETEAEIATAQQQGAAKSAPATATPAPAPAAAPAPQPVAATAASASNGSSRSNGRIVASPRAKKLAKELKVDLNSLQGSGPHGRIVAEDVEAAAGKAKPAAAPAATAVMASVAPPPPAPSAKTAPAPAPVAAIAPGQVVPLTTLQNAVVRNMVASLQVPIFHVGYTITTDNLDKLYKQIKSKGVTMTALLAKAVAVTLQKHPLLNAGYTDQGIQYRSGINIAVAVAMDDGGLITPVLQNADQIDIYSLSRTWKDLVDRSRSKQLQPQEYNSGTFTLSNLGMFGVDRFDAILPPGQGSILAIGASRPQVVATADGMFGVKQQMQVNITCDHRIIYGAHAAAFLKDLAKLIETNPQSLTM; from the coding sequence ATGATTCACGAAGTTTTCATGCCCGCGCTTAGTTCTACAATGACCGAAGGCAAAATTGTCTCTTGGGCGAAATCCCCTGGAGACAAGGTTGAAAAAGGCGAAACAGTGGTGGTGGTCGAGTCCGACAAAGCAGATATGGATGTGGAGTCCTTCTACGAAGGCTATCTAGCTACCATTATTGTAGAAGCTGGCGACGTAGCCCCAGTAGGTGCAGCCATTGCCTTATTAGCAGAAACAGAAGCAGAAATCGCGACAGCCCAACAACAAGGTGCCGCTAAATCAGCCCCCGCTACGGCTACACCAGCCCCCGCGCCCGCTGCGGCCCCAGCACCTCAGCCAGTTGCCGCCACCGCAGCAAGCGCTAGTAATGGCAGCAGTCGCAGCAATGGCAGAATAGTTGCTTCGCCTCGCGCCAAGAAATTAGCTAAAGAATTAAAAGTAGACTTAAATAGCTTGCAAGGCAGTGGCCCCCACGGACGCATCGTAGCAGAAGATGTGGAAGCTGCCGCAGGTAAAGCTAAACCTGCTGCGGCACCTGCTGCAACCGCTGTCATGGCATCCGTTGCACCTCCTCCACCCGCCCCATCTGCCAAAACTGCCCCTGCACCCGCACCCGTTGCCGCCATTGCACCCGGTCAGGTAGTGCCTTTGACTACCTTGCAAAATGCAGTAGTACGGAACATGGTAGCTAGCCTGCAAGTACCCATTTTCCACGTCGGTTACACCATCACCACCGATAACCTAGATAAGCTTTACAAACAAATTAAGTCAAAAGGCGTCACCATGACGGCGTTGCTAGCAAAAGCAGTTGCCGTAACGCTACAAAAGCACCCACTACTGAATGCAGGATATACCGACCAAGGTATCCAGTACCGCAGTGGAATTAATATTGCCGTTGCAGTGGCGATGGATGATGGCGGACTGATTACCCCAGTGTTGCAAAATGCCGACCAAATTGATATTTATTCCTTGTCTCGTACTTGGAAGGATTTGGTAGACCGTTCTAGAAGCAAGCAATTGCAACCCCAAGAGTATAATTCTGGCACTTTCACCTTGTCGAATTTGGGGATGTTTGGGGTAGATAGATTTGATGCTATCTTACCACCTGGACAAGGTTCGATTTTAGCGATCGGTGCTTCTCGTCCCCAAGTAGTAGCAACTGCTGATGGAATGTTTGGTGTGAAACAGCAAATGCAAGTAAATATTACTTGCGATCATCGCATTATTTACGGCGCTCATGCCGCAGCGTTCCTGAAAGATTTGGCGAAGTTGATCGAAACTAATCCACAATCTTTGACAATGTAA
- a CDS encoding bifunctional serine/threonine-protein kinase/formylglycine-generating enzyme family protein has product MSQCLNPNCQFSNPSLTKFCQRCGNKLLLADHYRAIRYIGEGGFGRTFEAVDEHRFDTKCVIKQFLPQMQGSAALQKATELFKQEAMRLRDLGKHPQIPDLLAFFEQDNRFYLVQEFIDGQDLLKELQQRGKFSEQQVRKLLVELLPVLEFIHNQNVIHRDIKPDNIIRSNNGSLVLIDFGVSKQLSATVLTKMGTITGTPGYAAPEQMHGHVSPASDLYSLAVTCIRLLTGCLLEERNGVWIDKLFDPMQMKWVWRRQNVSVSNELAKLLDKMLLFPVGERYQSAAEVLKALNPSPVSPPKTSVLQPPPPKNKVPPTKISVPPSPQIKSQSQSFTEDLGNGVKLDMVYIPGGSFTMGAPKTEKESSDSERPQHRVAIKPFFIGKFPVTQAQWKAVANLRKVNCDLQPDPSYFKGANRPVECVSWYDAVEFCDRLSRHTGKTYRLPSEAEWEYACRAGTTTPFHFGETITPELANYDGNYTYGSGTKGKYRQETTPVGSFPPNKFGLYDLHGNVWEWCGDDWHSNYERAPIEGIIWLTSNGSTTRLLRGGSWRSVPWFCRSAYRGRDAASYSLNAISFRVTCAAV; this is encoded by the coding sequence ATGAGCCAATGTCTTAACCCTAATTGCCAATTCTCCAATCCATCTCTGACTAAATTCTGCCAGCGCTGCGGTAATAAATTACTGTTAGCTGACCATTACCGTGCAATTAGATACATTGGTGAAGGTGGATTTGGTCGTACTTTTGAAGCGGTAGACGAACACCGTTTCGATACCAAGTGCGTGATTAAACAGTTTTTGCCACAAATGCAAGGTAGCGCTGCACTCCAGAAAGCTACCGAATTATTCAAACAGGAAGCGATGAGATTGCGCGATTTGGGCAAACATCCCCAAATTCCTGACTTGCTGGCATTTTTTGAACAAGATAATCGGTTTTACTTGGTACAAGAATTTATTGATGGTCAGGATTTGTTAAAAGAATTACAGCAACGGGGAAAATTTAGCGAACAACAAGTTAGAAAATTGCTGGTTGAATTGCTGCCTGTATTAGAATTTATTCACAATCAAAATGTAATTCACAGAGATATTAAGCCAGATAATATTATTAGAAGTAATAACGGTTCTCTCGTCCTAATTGATTTTGGTGTTTCCAAACAATTAAGCGCTACGGTTCTTACGAAAATGGGTACTATTACTGGTACTCCAGGTTATGCAGCACCGGAACAAATGCACGGTCATGTTTCGCCAGCTAGTGACCTCTATAGTTTAGCTGTAACTTGTATTCGGTTATTAACTGGGTGCTTATTGGAAGAGAGAAATGGTGTTTGGATTGATAAACTTTTCGATCCGATGCAAATGAAATGGGTATGGCGTAGGCAAAATGTTTCTGTTAGTAATGAATTGGCAAAATTATTAGATAAAATGTTGTTGTTTCCGGTAGGAGAACGCTATCAATCTGCTGCTGAAGTTCTCAAAGCGCTGAATCCTTCGCCAGTCTCACCTCCTAAAACTTCAGTTTTACAACCTCCGCCGCCAAAAAATAAAGTTCCACCTACTAAAATATCGGTTCCCCCATCTCCTCAGATAAAATCTCAATCCCAATCTTTTACTGAAGATTTGGGTAATGGTGTAAAGCTGGATATGGTTTACATACCAGGAGGTTCATTTACGATGGGTGCGCCAAAAACGGAAAAAGAAAGTAGCGATTCTGAAAGACCCCAACATCGTGTTGCAATAAAACCATTCTTTATTGGTAAATTTCCAGTTACTCAAGCTCAATGGAAAGCTGTTGCTAATCTCCGAAAAGTTAACTGCGACCTTCAACCAGACCCATCTTATTTTAAAGGAGCAAATCGACCTGTAGAATGTGTTTCGTGGTATGATGCGGTTGAGTTTTGCGATCGTCTTTCCCGACACACTGGTAAAACCTACCGCTTACCCAGCGAAGCCGAATGGGAATACGCCTGTCGTGCTGGTACAACAACCCCTTTTCACTTTGGCGAAACAATAACTCCCGAATTAGCTAATTATGATGGTAATTATACTTACGGTTCGGGTACTAAAGGAAAATATCGCCAGGAAACCACCCCAGTAGGTAGCTTTCCCCCTAATAAGTTTGGACTTTACGACCTACATGGCAACGTTTGGGAATGGTGTGGTGATGATTGGCACTCTAATTATGAAAGAGCGCCTATAGAAGGAATCATATGGCTAACTAGCAATGGAAGTACTACTCGGCTTCTGCGTGGTGGTTCGTGGCGCAGTGTTCCCTGGTTTTGCCGTTCTGCTTATCGTGGTAGGGATGCTGCCAGCTATAGTCTCAACGCTATCAGTTTTCGAGTTACGTGTGCTGCGGTCTAG
- a CDS encoding YlqD family protein — MDVSTNHLLLKRPVVVKAIVTSRWKEEAQQQLQTQINQLDQQLQQLEIQGQRAITEIQKQSLQPPGPQVMQQIENIQMQVNQRKSELLEQKNQILQQLQQVQLLEMNQEVNQGQIESIFRIEPGDNLVEKMQVEILLRDGVVEEIRGDI, encoded by the coding sequence ATGGATGTCTCTACAAACCACCTTCTGTTAAAACGCCCGGTTGTTGTAAAAGCGATCGTTACTTCCCGTTGGAAGGAAGAAGCCCAGCAACAATTGCAAACTCAAATCAACCAACTCGATCAACAATTACAACAACTGGAAATCCAAGGCCAGCGTGCAATTACGGAAATTCAAAAACAAAGCCTGCAACCCCCTGGCCCCCAAGTCATGCAGCAGATTGAAAACATTCAAATGCAAGTAAATCAAAGAAAAAGCGAACTGTTAGAGCAAAAAAATCAAATTTTGCAACAACTTCAGCAAGTACAACTGCTGGAAATGAACCAAGAAGTTAATCAAGGTCAAATTGAAAGTATCTTCAGAATTGAACCCGGAGATAACTTGGTCGAAAAAATGCAAGTAGAAATTCTATTACGCGATGGCGTAGTAGAAGAAATTCGCGGCGATATTTAA
- a CDS encoding Rpn family recombination-promoting nuclease/putative transposase has translation MSYDNACKYLAERFPADFTRWLLGIETRRIRVLKTELDVEPIRADSVSFLRVGDRILHLEFETDAYSQPPIPFRMLDYSVRLKRKYNRDVEQFVIFLQQSSNEIVFTTEYRDRTTTHRYNVIRLWEQDPAIFLDNPGLLPLAVLARSDSPQALLEQVAERVDRIENTERRQGVAACTGILAGLRFKKDLIRSILRSDFMRQSVIYQDILQEGRQEGKKEEAQLFVTRLLKCKFGEIEPILEAKIQTLSIEQLEDLGEELLDFAEVSDLVAWLGYPQL, from the coding sequence ATGAGTTACGATAATGCTTGTAAATATTTGGCAGAACGTTTCCCCGCTGATTTTACCCGGTGGCTTTTAGGAATAGAAACCCGGAGAATCCGAGTATTGAAAACGGAACTAGATGTAGAACCTATTCGGGCAGATTCAGTGAGCTTTTTACGAGTTGGCGATCGAATTTTGCATTTAGAATTTGAAACAGATGCTTATTCTCAACCTCCGATTCCTTTCCGAATGTTAGATTATTCCGTCAGGTTAAAGCGCAAATACAATCGGGATGTAGAACAGTTTGTGATATTTTTGCAGCAAAGTTCTAATGAAATAGTTTTTACCACCGAGTATCGGGATAGAACCACAACCCACCGTTATAACGTAATTCGTTTGTGGGAACAAGACCCTGCTATATTTTTAGATAATCCAGGCTTATTACCTTTGGCGGTATTAGCGAGGAGTGATTCCCCGCAAGCTTTGTTAGAACAAGTTGCCGAAAGAGTGGATAGAATAGAAAACACAGAACGACGGCAAGGAGTTGCTGCCTGTACAGGAATTTTAGCTGGACTACGTTTTAAAAAAGATTTAATTCGTTCAATTTTGAGGTCAGATTTTATGCGCCAGTCTGTGATTTACCAAGACATTCTCCAAGAGGGAAGACAGGAAGGAAAAAAAGAAGAAGCACAGTTATTTGTTACACGCCTATTAAAGTGCAAATTTGGTGAAATCGAGCCTATCCTTGAAGCAAAGATTCAGACTTTATCTATCGAACAATTAGAAGATTTAGGCGAAGAATTATTGGATTTTGCGGAAGTATCGGATTTGGTGGCGTGGCTGGGATATCCACAACTGTAA
- a CDS encoding UPF0175 family protein: MYLIYLESAVSLPEETALALKLTPEQLRDEVCLAAAIKLYELGKLSAGAAAKLAGIPKVVFLTKLADYGSDTFRLTEEELKEDLARA, from the coding sequence TTGTACCTCATTTACCTCGAAAGTGCTGTATCTTTACCAGAAGAAACAGCATTAGCCTTAAAACTAACACCTGAACAATTGCGCGATGAAGTCTGTTTGGCAGCAGCCATCAAATTATATGAATTAGGGAAACTTTCTGCTGGTGCGGCGGCTAAACTTGCTGGTATACCGAAAGTAGTATTTTTAACCAAGCTAGCTGATTACGGATCTGACACATTTCGCCTTACCGAAGAGGAATTGAAGGAGGATTTGGCGCGTGCTTAA
- a CDS encoding zinc-dependent alcohol dehydrogenase family protein translates to MKAVLMTAPGAPDVLQLQQVDNPAVPVGDTELLVRLKAAGINPIDTKLRKRGTFYPDKMPAILGCDGAGIVEAVGAGVEKFRVGDEVYFCSGGLGDRNGNYAEYTVVSERLTAHKPKTLSFAEAAAAPLVLITAWEALYDRGRLEAGRKVLIHAGAGGVGHVAIQLAKLQGAEVATTVSTAEKAEFVRQLGADRVIFYKQVDFVQNILDWTNGEGVELAFDTIGGETFYKTVPAVQVYGDLVTILEPDPALGNLKAARNRNLRISLELMLTPMWLGLVEAQQHQGKILSECANLIDQGKLKIQLEKTFPLAEAAEAHRLLETGSMTGKIVLTID, encoded by the coding sequence GTGAAAGCAGTCCTGATGACAGCCCCCGGAGCACCGGATGTCCTACAATTGCAGCAAGTAGACAACCCCGCCGTTCCCGTAGGCGATACAGAATTATTGGTGAGGCTAAAAGCAGCAGGGATTAACCCCATCGATACCAAATTGCGGAAGCGCGGTACTTTCTACCCAGATAAAATGCCAGCAATTTTGGGATGCGATGGCGCTGGTATCGTAGAAGCAGTAGGTGCTGGCGTTGAAAAATTTCGCGTTGGCGATGAAGTGTATTTCTGTTCTGGTGGATTGGGCGATCGCAATGGCAACTATGCCGAATATACTGTAGTCAGCGAAAGATTAACCGCCCACAAACCAAAAACTCTCTCTTTTGCAGAAGCAGCAGCAGCACCTCTCGTTTTAATCACCGCTTGGGAAGCACTTTACGACAGGGGACGCTTAGAAGCTGGCAGAAAAGTATTGATTCACGCTGGCGCTGGTGGAGTCGGTCATGTCGCGATTCAATTAGCTAAACTACAAGGTGCGGAAGTTGCAACAACTGTTAGCACCGCAGAAAAAGCTGAATTCGTGCGTCAGCTAGGCGCAGACCGAGTAATCTTTTACAAACAAGTTGATTTTGTCCAAAATATCTTAGATTGGACAAACGGCGAAGGAGTAGAACTTGCCTTCGATACTATCGGCGGCGAAACTTTTTACAAAACCGTTCCCGCCGTCCAAGTATACGGGGATCTCGTTACCATTTTAGAACCAGACCCCGCTTTGGGTAACTTAAAAGCTGCCAGAAATCGCAATCTCAGAATTAGCTTAGAATTAATGCTGACACCGATGTGGTTGGGACTAGTGGAAGCACAACAACATCAAGGAAAAATTCTCAGCGAATGTGCTAATTTAATCGACCAAGGTAAGTTGAAAATTCAACTGGAAAAAACTTTTCCTCTCGCTGAAGCCGCAGAAGCTCACCGTTTACTGGAAACAGGGTCTATGACAGGTAAAATTGTCCTTACCATCGACTAA